Proteins co-encoded in one Syngnathoides biaculeatus isolate LvHL_M chromosome 22, ASM1980259v1, whole genome shotgun sequence genomic window:
- the LOC133495326 gene encoding ubiquinol-cytochrome-c reductase complex assembly factor 4 — MAHICTRLTSKTFSRAASTLFRHIVGSVSTTRPLSVSHRLLAKPEKPAGGQDEVDNGPIRFSTSKASHRTWRVERSLGSQHQRPWWKVLPISVIATAFLLWCAFREETDIDVELEKKLYQHLPGLLSNEDDEKK; from the exons ATGGCGCACATTTGCACTCGTTTAACAAGCAAAACCTTCAGTCGTGCGGCGTCAACGTTGTTTCGTCACATCGTTGGGAGCGTGAG TACTACGCGGCCTCTTTCCGTGAGCCATCGTCTGCTGGCCAAGCCCGAGAAGCCCGCAGGAGGCCAGGACGAGGTCGACAACGGGCCCATCCGTTTCTCCACCAGCAAGGCCAGCCACAGGACTTGGAGGGTGGAGCGTTCCCTGGGGAGCCAGCACCAACGCCCCTGGTGGAAAGTGCTCCCGATCAGTGTGATCGCCACGGCCTTCCTCCTCTGGTGCGCCTTCAGAGAAGAGACGGACATTGACGTGGAGCTGGAAAAGAAACTTTACCAGCATTTACCCGGATTGCTCTCCAATGAAGACGACGAGAAAAAATAA